Proteins found in one Acinetobacter sp. XH1741 genomic segment:
- the glyA gene encoding serine hydroxymethyltransferase, giving the protein MFANISISEFDPELAQAIASEGERQEAHIELIASENYCSPAVMEAQGSKLTNKYAEGYPGKRYYGGCEYVDVIEQMAIDRAKELFGADYANVQPHAGSQANSAVYLALLNPGDTVLGMSLAHGGHLTHGAKVSFSGKTYNAVQYGLNSETGEIDYEEVERLALEHKPRMIVAGFSAYSRVVDWQRFRDIADKVGAYLFVDMAHVAGLVAAGVYPNPVQIADVTTTTTHKTLRGPRSGLILAKANEEIEKKLQSAVFPGNQGGPLMHAIAAKAICFKEAMSDDFKAYQQQVVKNAQAMAEVLIARGYDVVSGGTDNHLFLLSLIKQDVTGKDADAWLGAAHITVNKNSVPNDPRSPFVTSGIRIGTPAVTTRGFGEAEVRELAGWIADVIDSKGDEKVIADVKAKVEAVCAKFPVYAK; this is encoded by the coding sequence ATGTTTGCCAATATTTCCATTTCTGAATTTGATCCAGAATTAGCTCAAGCAATTGCTTCTGAAGGTGAGCGTCAAGAAGCACATATCGAGTTAATTGCATCTGAAAACTATTGCTCTCCTGCGGTGATGGAAGCGCAAGGATCAAAACTTACGAATAAATATGCAGAAGGTTATCCAGGCAAACGCTATTATGGCGGTTGCGAGTATGTAGACGTTATTGAGCAAATGGCGATTGACCGTGCTAAAGAACTTTTTGGTGCCGATTATGCAAACGTTCAACCACATGCTGGCTCACAAGCTAACTCTGCTGTTTATTTAGCACTTCTTAACCCAGGCGATACAGTTTTGGGTATGAGCTTGGCTCACGGTGGTCACTTGACTCACGGTGCGAAAGTAAGCTTCTCTGGTAAAACTTATAACGCTGTTCAGTACGGTTTAAACTCTGAAACTGGCGAGATCGATTACGAAGAAGTTGAACGTTTAGCATTAGAGCACAAGCCACGTATGATCGTTGCTGGTTTCTCTGCTTATAGCCGTGTTGTAGATTGGCAACGTTTCCGTGACATCGCGGACAAAGTTGGCGCTTATCTTTTTGTTGATATGGCTCACGTTGCAGGTCTTGTTGCTGCTGGTGTATATCCAAACCCAGTGCAAATTGCTGACGTAACTACAACTACGACTCACAAAACACTTCGTGGTCCACGTTCTGGTTTAATCCTTGCGAAAGCGAATGAAGAAATCGAGAAAAAACTTCAATCAGCTGTATTCCCTGGTAACCAAGGTGGTCCATTAATGCATGCGATTGCTGCTAAAGCAATCTGCTTCAAAGAAGCAATGTCTGATGACTTTAAAGCTTACCAACAACAAGTTGTGAAAAATGCTCAAGCTATGGCTGAAGTATTAATCGCTCGTGGTTATGACGTTGTTTCTGGCGGTACAGACAACCACTTATTCTTGTTATCTTTAATCAAGCAAGACGTAACTGGTAAAGATGCAGATGCTTGGTTAGGTGCTGCTCACATTACTGTGAACAAAAACTCAGTTCCAAATGACCCACGTTCTCCATTCGTGACTTCTGGTATCCGTATCGGTACTCCAGCAGTAACAACTCGTGGTTTTGGTGAAGCTGAAGTTCGTGAACTTGCTGGTTGGATCGCTGACGTGATTGACAGCAAAGGTGACGAAAAAGTTATTGCTGATGTAAAAGCGAAAGTTGAAGCTGTTTGTGCAAAATTCCCTGTATATGCAAAATAA
- the adeG gene encoding multidrug efflux RND transporter permease subunit AdeG, with amino-acid sequence MNISKFFIDRPIFAGVLSVLILLAGLLSVFKLPISEYPEVVPPSVVVRAQYPGANPKVIAETVASPLEESINGVEDMLYMQSQANSDGNLTITVNFKLGIDPDKAQQLVQNRVSQALPRLPEDVQRLGVTTLKSSPTLTMVVHLTSPDNRYDMTYLRNYAVLNVKDRLARLQGVGEVGLFGSGDYAMRVWLDPQKVAQRNLTATEIVTAIREQNIQVAAGTIGASPSNSPLQLSVNAQGRLTTEQEFADIILKTAPDGAVTRLGDVARVELAASQYGLRSLLDNKQAVAIPIFQAPGANALQVSDQVRSTMKELSKDFPSSIKYDIVYDPTQFVRASIKAVVHTLLEAIALVVVVVILFLQTWRASIIPLLAVPVSIIGTFALMLAFGYSINALSLFGMVLAIGIVVDDAIVVVENVERNIEAGLNPREATYRAMREVSGPIIAIALTLVAVFVPLAFMTGLTGQFYKQFAMTIAISTVISAFNSLTLSPALAAMLLKGHDAKPDALTRIMNRVFGRFFALFNRVFTRASDNYGKGVSRVISHKASAMGVYAALLGLTVGISYIVPGGFVPAQDKQYLISFAQLPNGASLDRTEAVIRKMSDTALKQPGVESAVAFPGLSINGFTNSSSAGIVFVTLKPFDERKAKDLSANAIAGALNQKYSAIQDAYIAVFPPPPVMGLGTMGGFKLQLEDRGALGYSALNDAAQNFMKAAKSAPELGPMFSSYQINVPQLNVDLDRVKAKQQGVAVTDVFNTMQIYLGSQYVNDFNRFGRVYQVRAQADAPFRANPEDILQLKTRNSAGQMVPLSSLVNVTQTYGPEMVVRYNGYTSADINGGPAPGYSSSQAEAAVERIAAQTLPRGIKFEWTDLTYQKILAGNAGLWVFPISVLLVFLVLAAQYESLTLPLAVILIVPMGILAALTGVWLTSGDNNIFTQIGLMVLVGLACKNAILIVEFARELEMQGATAFKAAVEASRLRLRPILMTSIAFIMGVVPLVTSTGAGSEMRHAMGVAVFFGMIGVTFFGLFLTPAFYVLIRTLNSKHKLHSAAVHEAPLSTPHDH; translated from the coding sequence ATGAATATTTCTAAATTTTTTATTGATCGGCCGATCTTTGCTGGTGTGTTATCAGTACTGATTTTACTTGCCGGTCTACTGTCGGTATTTAAATTACCGATTTCTGAATATCCAGAAGTTGTTCCGCCATCTGTGGTGGTACGTGCTCAATATCCGGGTGCAAACCCGAAAGTGATTGCCGAAACTGTTGCCTCTCCACTTGAAGAGTCAATTAACGGCGTAGAAGACATGCTGTATATGCAATCTCAAGCAAACAGCGACGGCAACTTAACCATTACGGTGAACTTTAAGCTCGGTATAGACCCAGATAAAGCTCAGCAATTGGTTCAAAACCGTGTATCTCAAGCCCTACCTCGCTTACCAGAAGATGTGCAGCGTTTAGGTGTTACTACTTTAAAAAGCTCACCTACCTTAACCATGGTTGTACATTTGACCTCACCAGATAATCGCTATGACATGACCTATTTACGTAACTATGCGGTACTGAACGTAAAAGACCGTTTAGCGCGTTTACAAGGTGTCGGTGAAGTCGGTTTATTTGGTTCCGGTGACTACGCGATGCGTGTATGGCTCGACCCACAAAAAGTGGCACAGCGAAACCTCACAGCAACTGAAATTGTGACTGCCATCCGTGAACAAAACATTCAGGTAGCAGCGGGTACAATCGGTGCATCACCAAGTAATTCACCTTTACAGCTTTCAGTAAATGCTCAAGGTCGTTTAACCACTGAGCAAGAGTTTGCCGATATTATTTTAAAAACGGCTCCCGACGGTGCGGTCACCCGATTGGGTGATGTTGCTCGTGTTGAACTTGCAGCTTCACAATACGGCTTGCGTTCATTACTCGATAATAAACAAGCAGTCGCGATTCCAATTTTCCAAGCACCGGGTGCTAATGCTTTGCAAGTTTCTGATCAAGTGCGTAGCACAATGAAGGAGCTTTCAAAAGATTTCCCATCTTCAATTAAATACGACATTGTATACGACCCGACTCAGTTCGTACGTGCCAGTATTAAGGCAGTAGTTCATACCTTACTTGAAGCAATTGCACTGGTTGTTGTGGTTGTTATTTTATTCTTACAAACATGGCGTGCCTCAATCATTCCATTGCTTGCTGTACCGGTTTCAATTATTGGTACATTTGCACTCATGCTTGCTTTTGGTTACTCCATCAATGCACTATCACTGTTCGGGATGGTACTTGCCATCGGAATTGTGGTGGATGACGCGATTGTCGTCGTCGAAAATGTCGAGAGGAATATTGAAGCCGGCCTAAACCCAAGGGAAGCAACTTATCGTGCCATGCGAGAAGTAAGTGGACCGATTATTGCCATTGCTTTAACGCTCGTTGCCGTATTCGTACCTCTTGCCTTTATGACAGGCTTAACCGGCCAATTTTATAAACAATTTGCCATGACCATTGCCATTTCAACGGTTATTTCGGCATTTAACTCCCTTACGCTATCTCCGGCCTTAGCTGCCATGTTACTAAAAGGACATGATGCTAAGCCTGATGCATTAACACGCATTATGAACCGGGTATTCGGACGTTTCTTTGCACTGTTTAACCGCGTATTTACACGCGCGTCAGACAACTATGGTAAAGGCGTAAGTCGTGTCATCTCTCATAAAGCATCGGCAATGGGTGTCTATGCTGCACTTTTAGGTTTAACAGTAGGTATTTCTTATATTGTTCCGGGTGGTTTCGTTCCCGCACAAGACAAACAATATTTGATTAGCTTTGCTCAACTACCAAACGGTGCGTCATTAGATCGTACTGAAGCTGTCATTCGTAAAATGAGTGATACAGCACTTAAACAACCTGGTGTAGAAAGTGCGGTTGCCTTCCCTGGTCTATCAATTAACGGTTTCACCAATAGCTCAAGCGCTGGTATTGTCTTTGTGACCTTAAAACCATTTGATGAACGTAAGGCAAAAGACCTATCTGCAAATGCAATTGCAGGAGCTTTAAACCAGAAATATTCAGCCATTCAAGATGCCTATATTGCGGTTTTCCCACCACCACCAGTGATGGGCTTAGGTACCATGGGCGGCTTTAAACTCCAACTTGAAGACCGAGGTGCCTTAGGCTATTCAGCGCTGAACGATGCTGCACAAAACTTTATGAAAGCAGCAAAATCAGCTCCTGAACTTGGTCCAATGTTCTCAAGCTATCAAATTAATGTACCTCAGCTAAATGTAGATCTGGACCGTGTAAAAGCCAAACAGCAAGGTGTTGCTGTGACAGATGTTTTCAACACGATGCAGATTTATTTAGGTTCTCAGTATGTTAATGACTTTAACCGCTTTGGTCGTGTTTATCAGGTTCGAGCGCAAGCCGATGCACCTTTCCGTGCTAATCCAGAAGATATTTTGCAGCTTAAAACCCGTAACAGTGCCGGACAAATGGTGCCGTTATCTTCACTGGTCAATGTGACTCAAACTTATGGTCCAGAAATGGTAGTGCGTTATAACGGCTATACCTCAGCGGATATTAACGGCGGCCCTGCACCGGGCTATTCATCTAGCCAAGCTGAAGCTGCGGTTGAACGTATTGCTGCACAAACTCTACCGCGTGGTATCAAGTTTGAGTGGACAGATTTAACTTATCAAAAAATCTTGGCTGGTAATGCAGGACTTTGGGTATTCCCAATTAGCGTATTGCTCGTGTTCCTAGTCTTAGCCGCTCAATATGAAAGTCTAACTTTGCCGTTAGCTGTCATTTTAATTGTACCAATGGGAATCTTGGCTGCTCTGACAGGGGTTTGGCTCACCAGTGGAGATAACAACATCTTTACCCAAATTGGTCTGATGGTTCTAGTTGGGCTGGCCTGTAAAAACGCCATTTTGATTGTTGAATTTGCAAGGGAACTCGAAATGCAAGGTGCAACTGCCTTTAAAGCAGCTGTTGAAGCAAGTCGTCTACGTTTGCGCCCAATTTTAATGACGTCTATTGCATTTATTATGGGTGTAGTTCCATTGGTTACTTCAACGGGTGCAGGTTCTGAAATGCGTCATGCTATGGGTGTTGCCGTATTCTTCGGCATGATCGGGGTAACATTCTTTGGTTTATTCCTCACCCCTGCCTTTTATGTCCTGATTCGCACATTGAACAGCAAACATAAATTGCATTCAGCGGCAGTTCATGAAGCGCCTTTATCTACCCCACATGATCACTAA
- a CDS encoding LysR family transcriptional regulator yields the protein MDLFHAMKVFNKVVETNSFSLAADSLGLPRASVTTTIQGLEKHLQVRLLNRTTRKLSLTPDGAVYYERSARILADVEDVESNFHDSERGPRGRLRIDVKASIGRLILIPMLCDFHAKYPDIDLVIGMSDRPVDLVQDAVDCVIRIGQLKDSSLVARRIGTIQCVTVAAPRYLMEHGEPKTIEDLQKHQVVHYFNSRTGRNIDWDFMVNGEIHSVGVKGRVSVNDGDSYIDLAVQGFGLIQCPYYMVAKHLESGALREVLTEWLPAPMPISVVYLQNRHLSPKVRVFVDWVAELFAGCPLLSGCSMSLDQKCEFASAKEYNHEYTIRTLVENENMAEAYTLKN from the coding sequence GTGGATCTATTTCATGCGATGAAAGTATTTAACAAAGTTGTCGAAACAAATAGTTTCAGTTTAGCGGCTGACAGTTTAGGCCTACCGCGTGCTTCTGTGACGACTACCATTCAGGGTTTAGAGAAACATTTACAAGTTCGGTTATTGAACCGAACCACACGTAAACTGAGTTTGACACCAGATGGTGCAGTTTATTATGAACGTTCTGCGCGAATTTTAGCCGATGTCGAAGACGTAGAATCGAATTTTCATGATTCTGAACGTGGGCCACGAGGCCGACTACGCATTGATGTTAAAGCTTCAATCGGGCGGTTAATCCTGATTCCGATGCTTTGTGATTTTCATGCCAAGTATCCTGATATTGATTTGGTGATTGGTATGAGTGATCGCCCGGTCGATTTAGTTCAAGATGCAGTGGACTGTGTCATTCGTATTGGTCAATTGAAAGATTCAAGTTTAGTTGCACGTCGTATCGGGACAATTCAGTGTGTGACGGTTGCTGCACCACGTTATTTGATGGAACATGGTGAGCCGAAAACCATTGAAGACTTACAAAAACATCAGGTCGTGCATTATTTTAATAGCCGTACCGGACGCAATATCGACTGGGATTTCATGGTGAACGGTGAAATTCATAGTGTCGGTGTGAAAGGACGTGTTTCTGTCAATGATGGCGACTCATATATTGATTTGGCAGTACAAGGCTTTGGCCTCATTCAATGTCCATATTACATGGTAGCAAAACACTTAGAGTCTGGTGCACTTAGGGAAGTGTTGACTGAATGGTTACCTGCACCTATGCCAATATCAGTCGTTTATCTACAAAACCGTCATTTATCGCCTAAAGTCCGTGTATTTGTAGACTGGGTGGCCGAATTATTTGCAGGTTGTCCATTGTTGAGTGGTTGCTCTATGTCACTAGATCAAAAATGTGAGTTTGCCAGTGCCAAAGAATATAACCATGAATACACCATTCGGACATTGGTTGAAAATGAAAATATGGCAGAAGCTTATACACTCAAAAATTAA
- a CDS encoding efflux transporter outer membrane subunit, whose product MATARQSLLLSSLMGSLLLAGCSLAPEYQPAKVIVPVKFKESNPKLEDNNWKIAQPADQQVRGEWWRVFNDAQLNELEQQAIAGNQNLKAVAANIQASRAIRSAAQAERLPSISAGFGPTRQKPSPASLGLDDNAHTSAQTLWRAQANVSYELDLFGRITSSVNAATADVQQQEALYQSALLALQADVAQGYFLIRQLDAEQAIYNRTIKLLGETRDLVQTRFRNGLVSELDVSRAQTELATAQTNALNIARNRANTEHALAVLLGKTPADFDLTVQPLATNSIRLPAGLPSTLLERRPDIAAAERAMAADNARIGIARAAFFPKLDLTGALGYESSSLSELGKWSSRTFLLGPVAGTILSLPLFDGGQRKAGVAQARAAYEESVANYRQTVLNAFREVENGLSDQRILDQQIQAQNQALSSSRHANQLSHLRYREGAISYLDVIDSDRTILQQEQLSAQLKGSQIIASVNLIRALGGGWKN is encoded by the coding sequence ATGGCTACAGCAAGACAAAGCTTATTACTGTCCTCACTCATGGGAAGCCTGCTGCTTGCAGGCTGCTCTTTAGCTCCGGAATATCAACCTGCAAAAGTGATCGTTCCAGTCAAATTTAAAGAGTCAAACCCTAAACTTGAGGATAACAATTGGAAAATTGCCCAACCTGCCGATCAGCAGGTTCGAGGTGAATGGTGGCGTGTTTTTAATGATGCTCAATTAAATGAGCTAGAACAACAAGCAATTGCCGGCAACCAAAATCTTAAAGCTGTGGCAGCCAATATTCAGGCCTCACGTGCAATACGTTCAGCAGCACAAGCCGAACGCTTGCCTAGCATTAGTGCTGGCTTTGGGCCGACTCGTCAAAAACCCTCTCCTGCTTCATTGGGGTTAGATGACAATGCCCATACATCCGCACAAACCTTATGGCGTGCTCAAGCGAATGTCTCATATGAGCTGGATTTATTTGGTCGTATTACCAGTAGTGTTAATGCAGCAACAGCTGATGTACAGCAACAAGAAGCTCTATATCAGTCGGCACTTTTAGCCTTACAAGCCGATGTTGCCCAAGGCTATTTTCTCATTCGCCAGCTTGATGCTGAACAAGCAATTTATAATCGCACTATTAAGTTACTGGGCGAAACCCGAGATCTTGTTCAAACTCGATTTCGTAATGGTTTAGTCAGTGAATTAGATGTTTCTCGCGCACAGACTGAACTTGCTACAGCACAAACCAATGCATTAAATATTGCTCGTAATAGAGCAAATACCGAACATGCGCTTGCTGTATTGCTAGGAAAAACACCGGCTGATTTCGATCTAACTGTTCAACCTTTAGCAACAAACAGTATTCGTCTTCCAGCGGGTTTACCTTCGACTTTACTTGAAAGACGTCCTGATATTGCTGCTGCCGAACGTGCAATGGCAGCAGATAATGCGCGTATTGGAATTGCACGCGCTGCTTTCTTTCCAAAACTAGACCTGACAGGTGCACTCGGTTATGAATCGTCGAGTTTAAGCGAGTTAGGTAAATGGTCGAGCCGAACATTTTTACTTGGTCCAGTCGCAGGTACTATTTTATCTTTGCCATTATTTGATGGCGGACAACGTAAAGCAGGCGTTGCTCAAGCAAGAGCAGCCTATGAAGAAAGCGTTGCCAACTATAGACAAACTGTCCTAAACGCATTTCGGGAAGTTGAAAATGGTTTATCTGATCAAAGAATACTTGATCAACAAATTCAGGCTCAAAACCAAGCACTCTCATCTTCTCGTCATGCAAATCAACTGTCACACTTACGTTATCGAGAAGGTGCGATTAGCTATCTTGATGTGATCGACTCAGATCGGACTATATTGCAACAAGAGCAACTTTCCGCACAGCTGAAAGGCAGCCAAATCATTGCAAGCGTCAATTTAATCCGTGCTTTAGGTGGGGGTTGGAAGAATTAA
- a CDS encoding alpha/beta fold hydrolase, which produces MKMKLFMTSVLSTSLLLTACGGGSSDDSPATTDPSGTPANNIQNPVVKVDAYTSTNLGSVAAESSILTYKMLGQSGQEVQATSLVFTPTTPPPAGGWPIVVWAHGTTGVADACAPSKSALEDSTKDLISKLLAAGYVVVAPDYEGLGTPGIHPFLNVKSEAYSITDAVVATRNYLSQRNLLTSNKWVTVGHSQGGHAALGAAQYASRAQLNYKGTVAVAPASNLGFILLAGEQAVANATLDQKIPMYAQLDTYTALVTAGIRNTQPNFDYSQVFTSQTASTAQQAETICAGPLAQTFVGNMQTYAATHGGTLDGYTRTQTNFMGVPIVKTFLDKDSQPLQVKVSTPIIIYQGQADTTVPKVATDILISNATVVGTKINSYVTGNWDHETAMSSNVDNIVGNVQNLLSAQ; this is translated from the coding sequence ATGAAAATGAAACTGTTCATGACCAGTGTTCTTAGCACAAGTTTATTGTTGACGGCATGTGGAGGAGGAAGTAGTGATGATAGCCCAGCAACTACTGATCCATCTGGTACTCCAGCCAATAATATTCAAAACCCTGTCGTTAAAGTAGATGCTTATACAAGCACTAACTTAGGGTCGGTTGCTGCTGAAAGTAGTATTCTGACTTATAAAATGTTAGGGCAAAGTGGACAAGAGGTACAGGCAACCAGTTTAGTATTTACACCAACGACACCACCGCCAGCAGGTGGTTGGCCAATTGTCGTTTGGGCACATGGAACAACAGGGGTTGCAGATGCATGTGCACCAAGTAAATCTGCTTTAGAAGACAGTACCAAAGATTTAATTAGTAAATTACTTGCAGCAGGTTATGTCGTCGTTGCACCTGATTATGAAGGTTTAGGAACACCGGGCATACATCCATTTTTAAATGTTAAAAGTGAAGCTTATTCAATTACAGATGCGGTGGTTGCAACCCGCAATTATTTATCTCAACGTAATTTATTAACTTCGAACAAATGGGTCACTGTAGGACATTCGCAGGGTGGGCATGCTGCTTTGGGCGCTGCTCAATATGCAAGTCGTGCACAGCTAAACTATAAAGGTACAGTAGCAGTAGCACCTGCTTCTAATCTAGGCTTCATTTTACTTGCAGGTGAACAGGCTGTTGCTAATGCAACCTTGGATCAAAAAATTCCAATGTATGCACAGCTTGATACTTATACGGCTCTAGTTACAGCTGGCATTCGAAATACACAGCCAAATTTTGATTACTCACAGGTATTTACTTCACAAACAGCAAGTACCGCACAGCAGGCAGAAACAATTTGTGCTGGGCCATTAGCACAAACTTTTGTGGGGAATATGCAAACCTACGCAGCAACACATGGCGGAACGCTTGATGGTTATACTCGTACACAAACCAACTTTATGGGTGTACCCATTGTAAAAACGTTCTTAGATAAAGATTCTCAACCGCTACAGGTAAAAGTATCTACACCGATTATCATTTATCAGGGGCAAGCAGATACTACAGTTCCTAAAGTAGCGACTGATATTTTGATATCTAATGCCACTGTCGTGGGCACAAAAATTAATAGCTATGTAACGGGTAACTGGGACCATGAAACGGCGATGAGCAGTAATGTAGATAACATTGTTGGGAATGTACAAAACTTATTGTCAGCTCAATAA
- the adeF gene encoding multidrug efflux RND transporter periplasmic adaptor subunit AdeF codes for MSFSRKQFALSAIFVAILATGGSFMFLHENADAKAAPTSAQQATTVDISNVISKTITDWQEYSGRLEAIDQVDIRPQVSGKLISVHFKDGSLVKKGDLLFTIDPRPFEAELNRAQAQLASAEAQVTYTGSNLSRIQRLIQSNAVSRQELDLAENDARSANANLQAARAAVQSARLNLEYTRITAPVSGRISRAEVTVGNVVSAGNGAQVLTSLVSVSRLYASFDVDEQTYLKYISNQRNSAQVPVYMGLANETGFSREGTINSIDNNLNTTSGTIRVRATFSNPNGVLLPGLYARIRLGGGQPRSAILISPTAVGVDQDKRFVVVVDAKNQTAYREVKLGTQQDGLQIVNSGLQAGDRIVVNGLQRIRPGDPVTPHLVPMPNAQITASSTTPQPQPTDKTSTPAKG; via the coding sequence ATGTCATTTTCTCGCAAACAGTTCGCACTGTCTGCCATCTTTGTCGCCATTTTGGCTACAGGGGGCAGTTTTATGTTTTTACATGAAAATGCCGATGCAAAAGCTGCACCGACCAGTGCCCAACAAGCTACAACTGTTGATATTTCTAATGTCATCAGCAAAACCATTACCGATTGGCAAGAATATTCCGGTCGCTTAGAAGCGATTGATCAAGTCGATATTCGCCCCCAAGTTTCAGGAAAACTCATTTCTGTACACTTCAAAGATGGCAGTCTTGTTAAAAAGGGCGACTTACTTTTTACAATTGACCCTCGCCCATTTGAAGCAGAACTGAATCGTGCCCAAGCTCAACTCGCTTCGGCTGAAGCACAAGTGACTTATACGGGTTCTAACCTTTCTCGTATTCAACGTTTAATTCAAAGTAATGCTGTATCCCGCCAAGAGCTAGATTTAGCTGAAAATGATGCTCGTTCGGCAAATGCCAACCTGCAAGCCGCTAGAGCCGCCGTTCAATCTGCACGTTTAAATCTTGAGTACACTCGTATTACTGCACCAGTCAGCGGTCGTATTTCACGTGCCGAAGTAACTGTTGGTAATGTCGTTTCTGCAGGTAATGGAGCACAGGTTTTAACAAGCTTAGTGTCCGTATCTCGCCTTTATGCATCTTTCGATGTTGATGAACAAACTTATCTGAAATACATCAGTAATCAACGTAATTCAGCACAAGTTCCTGTCTATATGGGGCTTGCTAATGAAACTGGTTTTTCTCGTGAAGGAACGATCAACTCAATCGACAATAACCTGAATACCACTTCCGGTACGATCCGTGTTCGTGCGACTTTTAGCAATCCAAACGGAGTTTTATTACCGGGTTTATATGCGCGAATCCGTTTAGGTGGCGGTCAACCGCGCTCAGCTATTTTGATTAGTCCAACCGCTGTTGGGGTCGATCAAGATAAACGTTTTGTTGTAGTCGTCGATGCTAAAAATCAGACTGCTTACCGTGAAGTAAAACTGGGTACACAACAAGATGGACTGCAAATCGTGAATAGCGGATTACAAGCGGGTGACCGCATTGTGGTAAATGGTTTACAACGAATTCGTCCGGGTGACCCTGTGACTCCGCATCTTGTTCCTATGCCAAATGCGCAAATCACTGCGAGCAGCACTACTCCTCAACCTCAGCCAACAGATAAAACATCAACTCCGGCAAAAGGTTAA